In the Mesorhizobium sp. WSM2240 genome, CCATGGAGAGAAAGAACACCAGAAGACTCATCTGCACGGCGACGGTGCCGGCGGCAAGGTCCTGCCCGATGGTCGGCAGCGCGGGTAGATACATGTCGATGGCGAAGGGGCCGATGGCGGACAACAGGCCGAGAATGACCGCCGTGCGGAGGAAGTTCGTCGTCATGACTTGATTCTCTTGGCTCGAGTGATTGTTGGAGCCGCGCTTCGTCTAGGACGCGCGAAAGACGCTCTAAAACTTTGAATCTGCGCATGATCCTTTCCGAAACCGATCCGGGATCATGCGCCAGAGCCGAGCGCCGGGGGCTGCCCTCGACCTTCCCTCGCGGATCGGCCGGCTCCTCCAAACCACCCGCTCCCACAAGGAACTGTCCAGAAAATTAGACAGTCTTGTCTAAATTGTCAATCACGACTATCTTCTTTTCATGCCAGCACCTGACATGACGCTCCTCGAGCCGGCCGCCCAGCGCGGCCATATCGCCAAGCGCGTTTCGATCCTCGACGCGGCCGCCAACGTGTTTTGCCGCGAGGGCTATGGCGGCGCCAATATCGACATGATCGCCGCCGAGGCAGGCGTATCGCGGCAGACTGTCTACAATCACCACGGCGACAAGACCAATCTGTTCGTCGCCGTCGTCCGCGAGATCACCGAGCGCACCAATGCCGGCGTCTTCGCCACACTCGCCACCTTCCCGGACCAGCCGCGCGACCTCGAAGCCGACCTGATCGACTTCGCCATGCGCCTGAACCGGAACTGCGTCTGCAATCGCGATGGTAAATTCTTGCGCAAGCTGATCCAGACCGAGGGCGAGCGCTATCCGGAACTGTTCGAAACGTGGCGCACCGACGGTCCGGGCAAGACCTGGGCAGCGCTTGCCGCCCGCTTCGCCCGCCTCGCCCATGCCGGTTTTCTCGAAATCGACGACCCGGACGTCGCAGCTCGCCAGTTCCTGGCGCTGGTCAACGCCGACCTGCAGACGTCCTTCATGCTGGGCATCACACCCTCGGAAGAGGAACTGCGCATTGCCGCCACCAACGCGGTGCGAACTTTCCTGCGCGCCTACGGCAAACCAGGCCGGCAGCGTACCGAAAACGCTCCCTCCCCGCCTGCCTGACAGCCGCATTGCGCTTATGCGGAGGCTTGCCGCGTTGGCAGGTCAGTGCGGTTGTTCTATATCCGGTTTACGGCGGCGCGAAGCTTGATTAGAGGTAGGGCTGACGATTCACCGGAACTGCTTACAATATGGCCGAGGACCACATCCGCTACGACATTCTTGCCCAGGAGGCATTGCGCGGGGTGATGCGCAAGGTCCTGGCGGAAGTCGCGCGCACCGGCCTCCCCGGCAGCCACCATTTCTTCATCACTTTCCTGACCGGAGCGCCCGGCGTACGCATCTCCAGCCGCCTGCGCGAGCGCTACCCGGAACAGATGACGATTGTCGTGCAGTTCCAGTACTGGGACCTGAAGGTCTCCGAAACCGGCTTCGAAATCGGTCTGTCCTTCTCCGACGTTCCGGAAAAGCTGGAAATCCCCTTCTCGGCCGTGCGCGGCTTCTATGATCCTTCCGTCAATTTCGAGCTCGAATTCGACGTCAAGTCCGAAGGTCCGGCGGAGATCGCCGACCAGGCGCTGCCGCCGAAGCCCGAAGCCGCGCCTGCCCCGGCAGCGGGCGGCAAGAAGGCAGAGCCGAAGAAAAAGCCGGCCGAAGCGGCGAAAGATGCGGCGGCAGCCGCTGAAGCCGGTTCGGCCAAGGGCGCCGAAGTCGTTTCGCTCGACGCTTTCCGCAAGAAATAGCCATGGCCGACATCGTCAGCCTCCGGCAGGCGCGCAAGCGGAAGGCGCGGGCCGACAAGGAGCACGCGGCCGAGCAGAATCGCGCGCTCCATGGCCGCAGCAAAACCGAGAAGGCTCGCGACACTGAGGCTGCAAGGAAATCCCATAGCTTTCTCGAAGGCCATCGCCGCGAACGCCCGGCCGGAGACAGCGACGCGTGAACCTGGTGCGCAAGCGTTCGGTTTCGATCCGGGGCCATCGCACCAGCTATTCGCTCGAACAGCCCTTCTTCGATGAACTCGTCGCCATCGCGGCCGGGCGGCAGATCGCGCTCGCCGCACTGATCGCCGAGATCGACGCATCGCGGCCGCGCGAGGCGAACCTGTCCTCGGCGCTTCGGCTGTTCGTGCTGGACGAGGTAAAACGCAAATCGGTCGAGGCGTTGATGTCGGCGAGATAAATCGAGCCAGCCGCCGCGACGGATTTCGCGGCGGCTGTAAGGACAACTGCCCGGCCGAAGCGCGGGCGTCTGTTACGATTTCACCTCGATGCGGCGCGTCTTGTCACGACCGGCAGGGTTCTTCGGCAATTCGACCGACAGAACGCCGTTCTTGAAATTCGCCTGAACCTTGTCGGCATCGACTTCTGCGTCCAGCGGGAGGGAACGCATGAACCGGCCGTAGCTGCGTTCGGCATAAGTCCGGCCGCCATTTTCTTCCTTGTGCTCCCGCCGCTTTTCACCGCTGATGATCAGGGAGTTGTCACGCAGGGTGACTTCGACATCCTTCTGCTCGAGCCCCGGCAGTTCGGCGGTCACTTTATAGGCCTTGTCGGTCTCCTCGACATCGACGCTCGGCCATACACCGCCGCTATCCTGCTCGGGTGCGAGGCCGCGGGTGCTATCGAACGGCGTCAGAAAATCGTCGAACAGCCGATCGATCTGCTGGCGGAAAGAGGTGAATGGATCGCGCGCGAAAGGAGCGATTCCGCGGGACCGCGTCCAAGGCGCAAGGTCACGATTTGGCATGACTTTTCTCCTTGTCTTTTTGGGTTGGACGGGTCGCCGCCCTGGTGGTTCGGCGACGCAATTTAACGTTTTTGTTCGACTGATGTTCCGCAAAAACGGCAGGAAAGCCGGCGTGCAAAAGGCGGGCGATGGGAGTTCTATTCCGCGTTCTGCAGCGACCTGATGAAGCTCTCGATCGTATTCGGCGCGGGCCTTTTCGGCTCAGGCGGAATTATTGCCGCCGGACCGTCGGCTCTTGGCTCCGGCAACGGCGTACGCTCGATCTCCGCAGGCGGTGGCGTCACTGCCTCGCGACGCGCTTTTTCATCCGCTGCCCGTTTCGCCGCCTGTTCCGCCCTTTCCTCGGCCTCGGCTTTCAGCCGCGCTTCTTCCTCGGCGCGCGCTCTGGCTTCAGCTTCGAGCCTGGCCCTTTCCTCGGCCTCGGCTTTCAGCCGCGCCTCTTCCTCGGCGCGCGCTTTGGCTTCGGCTTCGAGCCTGGCCTTTTCCTCGGCCTCGGCTTTCAGCCGCGCTTCTTCCTCGGCCCTTGCCGCCTCGGTCAGAGCGCGCAGGCGTGCTTCCTCCGCAATCCGCGCCTGTTCGGCCGCGCGCTCGCGCTCTGCCTGCAGCGCAGCAAAGTAGCGCACCTCGCGCCGCAGCCTCTGCTTTTCCAGAAGCTCTGCCTGCATTGCTTCCACCCGCGCCTGCTCCCGTTCCAGCGCCCGCTGCGTCAGGAATTGAGCCAGCGGCTCGCTGTCGAAAACGCGCTCCGCCTCGCCTGGCCTGCCTTGCAGGTGAAACCGCAGCAACGGCTCGGAACCGGCCAAGGCTTCGTCGCCGGGTTTGTAGGCGATCGTGCCCTCCACCGCGACTTCCCTTGTGTTGAGGTCGGCGCGGATATCCGCCGTCACCGCCGCGTCTTGGTTTTCGAGGCTGACCGGCGGCGCCCGGAGCACACCTCCGGCGACGGTGAAGGCGATCTCCGCCCCTTCCGCCGAAAAGCTGCCGCCGGCCGCGATCTCCGGCGCGAAGCCTGCCGTCTGCGCCGCGTCTATGTCGCGGCCGATCGCGTCTGCCCTGGCGATGAAAGCCGGGAACGCCTGGCTGTTGAGCCCGGCGATGGTCAGGTCCTTGAGCGCGGCGGTGCCTGAGCCCGACAGCGCCGCAACCATGCCGCCGACCGACTTGCCACTTGCCGAAAGCGCGGCCGAGAAGTCGCCGGCTCCCGAAAGCCCGACGCCCGGCAGCGCCGTTTCGAGATCGGCGCCGGTGAGCGACAACTGGCCTGAAAACAGCCCGGTGCCGCCATTGTTCTTGAGTTCGAGCAGGCCTGCGAGATCGCCGCCGAACAGCTTTCCCTGCAGGTCCGATACCCGCATGCCTTCCGCGTCGAGCCGGAAGGCCATCGTCGCATCATAGGCGCTGGCCGCCGCGCCCGCCGAAAGCGTTCCGGCGGATATGTCCATTTCGGCGGTGAACGGCGCCGCCGATTTCGGCTGGAAGGGCACGGATGGCCATCCGCCTTCCGCCGCGGGCGCCATCGAGTTTTCGCCGAGCAGCATCGCCGCCACCGGTTCGAGGTCGAGTGCGTCGAGCGCCAGCGCGCCGGTCAGGTGCGGCGCCCCCTCGCGGATCTCGGCGTTGACGTCGCCCGACACCGCGTTTTCGTTCACCGTGCCGTTGAGGCCGGCAAGCACCAGCAGGCCATCGGCATAGTCGGCTTCAGCCGCGAGCGCGACCGGCATGCCCAGTCCCATTCCGGGCAGCGACACGCCGCCGGTCATCAGCCATGGCTCCAGATCCGCGCTTTCGAGTTGGGACTTGCCCTTCGCAGCCAATCCCTGATCGCCGAAGCTGGACGTGCCTTCAAAACTGGCGAGAAAATCGTCCCCCGAAAGCGCGAACGCCGTTTCCATGCCCTCG is a window encoding:
- a CDS encoding TetR/AcrR family transcriptional regulator produces the protein MTLLEPAAQRGHIAKRVSILDAAANVFCREGYGGANIDMIAAEAGVSRQTVYNHHGDKTNLFVAVVREITERTNAGVFATLATFPDQPRDLEADLIDFAMRLNRNCVCNRDGKFLRKLIQTEGERYPELFETWRTDGPGKTWAALAARFARLAHAGFLEIDDPDVAARQFLALVNADLQTSFMLGITPSEEELRIAATNAVRTFLRAYGKPGRQRTENAPSPPA
- a CDS encoding SspB family protein; translated protein: MAEDHIRYDILAQEALRGVMRKVLAEVARTGLPGSHHFFITFLTGAPGVRISSRLRERYPEQMTIVVQFQYWDLKVSETGFEIGLSFSDVPEKLEIPFSAVRGFYDPSVNFELEFDVKSEGPAEIADQALPPKPEAAPAPAAGGKKAEPKKKPAEAAKDAAAAAEAGSAKGAEVVSLDAFRKK
- a CDS encoding DUF4169 family protein, producing MADIVSLRQARKRKARADKEHAAEQNRALHGRSKTEKARDTEAARKSHSFLEGHRRERPAGDSDA
- a CDS encoding ribbon-helix-helix domain-containing protein, producing MNLVRKRSVSIRGHRTSYSLEQPFFDELVAIAAGRQIALAALIAEIDASRPREANLSSALRLFVLDEVKRKSVEALMSAR
- a CDS encoding Hsp20/alpha crystallin family protein; amino-acid sequence: MPNRDLAPWTRSRGIAPFARDPFTSFRQQIDRLFDDFLTPFDSTRGLAPEQDSGGVWPSVDVEETDKAYKVTAELPGLEQKDVEVTLRDNSLIISGEKRREHKEENGGRTYAERSYGRFMRSLPLDAEVDADKVQANFKNGVLSVELPKNPAGRDKTRRIEVKS